A single genomic interval of Musa acuminata AAA Group cultivar baxijiao chromosome BXJ3-4, Cavendish_Baxijiao_AAA, whole genome shotgun sequence harbors:
- the LOC135637304 gene encoding putative pentatricopeptide repeat-containing protein At5g52630, producing the protein MPLIRLPHTPHLPTSAPALADLLLSLSAARSLPKGQQLHAHLLKSGLLSSPAAATRPLSNHLITFYARCGLPVLSRTAFDDSPSPRPAAAWSALLASLAQNGLPLPAIAAFRSMLLFAIPPSDRSLPSAAKAAAALSSPSLARSLHALALKTPFAEGVFVGSSLVDMYAKSALLAEARRLFDLMPHRNVVSWSAIIYGYAEAGLDPDALRLFKMALAELEPPGVNDFTYSCIIRVCSTATLLELGSSIHAHCFKTSFDSSPFVGSSLISLYSKCGIVEEAYELFDQMPDRNLGAWNAILIASAQHGHIHVAFHRFQGMRAAGFSPNFITFLCLLTACSHAGLVDEGKRYFALMSEYGIEPGAQHYAAMVDLLSRAGRITEAVAFIEEMPIEPTESVWGALITGCRIHKDADTAAYAATKLFETGSSSSGAHMLLSNAYAAAGRYADAAQARKAMRDRGVRKETGLSWLETAGKVHTFVSGDRGHPRSDEIYAVLEEVGERMEKAGYVPDTSQVLRDVGGEEKRAAIWYHSERLAIGLGLLVVPEGQPIRVMKNLRVCVDCHTAIKYLSKCTGRAIVLRDNNRFHRFEDGACSCGDYW; encoded by the coding sequence ATGCCACTCATCCGCCTTCCCCATACGCCCCATCTCCCGACCTCTGCGCCCGCCCTAGCCgacctcctcctctccctctccgccGCCCGCTCCCTCCCCAAAGGCCAGCAGCTCCACGCCCACCTCCTCAAGTCCGGCCTCCTTTCCTCGCCCGCCGCCGCCACCCGCCCCCTCTCCAACCACCTCATCACCTTCTACGCCCGCTGCGGCCTCCCGGTCCTCTCCCGCACCGCCTTCGATGACTCCCCCTCCCCCCGCCCTGCCGCTGCCTGGTCCGCCCTTCTTGCCTCCCTCGCTCAGAACGGGCTCCCCCTCCCCGCCATCGCCGCCTTCCGCTCCATGCTCCTTTTCGCCATCCCTCCCTCCGACCGCTCCCTCCCCTCCGCCGCTAAGGCCGCCGCAGCCCTTTCCTCTCCCTCCCTTGCCCGCTCCCTCCACGCCCTCGCCCTCAAGACCCCCTTCGCCGAGGGCGTCTTCGTCGGTTCCTCCCTCGTCGACATGTACGCCAAGTCGGCACTCCTCGCGGAAGCCCGACGCCTGTTCGACCTCATGCCCCATCGCAACGTCGTCTCCTGGAGCGCCATAATCTACGGCTATGCCGAAGCCGGCCTCGACCCTGACGCTCTCAGGCTGTTCAAGATGGCACTCGCCGAACTCGAACCCCCCGGCGTCAACGATTTCACCTACTCCTGCATTATCAGGGTCTGCAGCACCGCCACCCTCCTCGAGCTCGGCTCCAGCATCCATGCGCATTGCTTCAAGACCAGCTTCGACTCTTCCCCCTTCGTCGGTAGCTCCCTCATCTCACTCTATTCTAAATGTGGGATCGTGGAAGAAGCTTACGAGTTGTTCGACCAGATGCCCGACCGGAATCTTGGTGCCTGGAATGCTATACTCATCGCGTCGGCGCAGCATGGCCATATCCACGTTGCGTTTCACCGCTTCCAAGGGATGAGAGCAGCCGGCTTCTCCCCTAACTTCATCACCTTCCTCTGTTTGCTCACCGCATGCAGTCACGCGGGTCTCGTGGACGAGGGAAAACGCTATTTCGCTTTGATGTCTGAGTATGGTATCGAGCCAGGTGCCCAGCATTACGCAGCAATGGTCGATCTTCTCAGCCGCGCCGGTCGCATCACTGAGGCCGTCGCATTCATCGAGGAAATGCCGATCGAGCCGACGGAATCTGTGTGGGGTGCACTCATCACCGGGTGCCGCATCCACAAGGACGCCGACACCGCCGCGTATGCAGCCACCAAACTATTCGAAACGGGCTCTTCAAGCTCTGGTGCTCACATGCTGCTGTCGAACGCATATGCCGCGGCAGGACGTTACGCGGATGCCGCTCAAGCGAGGAAGGCGATGCGGGATCGAGGAGTGCGCAAGGAGACAGGTCTGAGCTGGTTAGAGACGGCGGGAAAAGTGCACACCTTCGTATCGGGAGACCGGGGACACCCAAGGAGCGACGAGATATACGCGGTGTTGGAGGAGGTGGGGGAGAGGATGGAGAAGGCCGGGTATGTGCCGGACACAAGCCAGGTGCTGAGGGATGTTGGCGGTGAAGAGAAGCGGGCAGCGATATGGTATCACAGCGAGCGGCTGGCGATAGGATTGGGGTTGCTGGTGGTGCCGGAGGGGCAGCCCATCAGAGTGATGAAGAACCTGAGGGTGTGCGTGGATTGCCACACGGCCATCAAGTATTTGTCGAAATGCACCGGCCGGGCGATCGTGCTGAGGGATAACAATCGTTTCCACCGGTTTGAGGATGGCGCGTGCTCCTGTGGGGATTACTGGTGA
- the LOC135635891 gene encoding E3 ubiquitin-protein ligase BIG BROTHER-like isoform X2: protein MDGNRQMEVHYINTGFPYTVTESFMDLFEGLTYAQADTALAEVLHDQGNTYWSMMYANPYKYEFSGSSTNSYYDFGHTYEINDHTQRLDEGRRAWDNPTVLNNLDLPQQAQHGNEVHHASRNPGAEERTRVHRNSSGSQVIWHDNIDPDNMTYEELLELGEAIGTHSRGLTQERIASLPVKKYKCSLFSKKKTQHERCVICQMKYRRGDRQMILPCKHSYHSVCVTRWLNINKACPICFVEVPAEELKP, encoded by the exons ATGGATGGTAACAGACAGATGGAGGTTCATTATATAAATACTGGTTTTCCTTACACTGTCACCGAAAGCTTTATGGATTTGTTTGAAGGCCTCACATATGCTCAGGCTGATACTGCCCTTGCAGAAGTTTTGCATGACCAG GGTAACACATACTGGTCAATGATGTACGCAAACCCATATAAATATGAATTTTCTGGCTCTTCCACTAATTCATATTATGATTTTGGACACACCTATGAGATCAATGATCATACACAAAGATTGGATGAAGGAAGGAGAGCATGGGACAACCCTACAGTTTTGAACAACTTAGATTTGCCACAGCAAGCCCAGCATGGCAATGAAGTTCACCATGCAAGTAGAAATCCTGGAGCTGAGGAAC GCACTCGGGTTCACCGAAATTCTAGTGGTTCTCAG GTCATATGGCATGATAATATTGACCCTGATAATATGACATACGag GAATTGCTTGAGTTGGGTGAGGCAATTGGAACACACAGCCGTGGTCTTACCCAAGAGCGTATTGCTTCGCTTCCTGTCAAAAAGTACAAGTGTAGCTTATTTTCTAAGAAGAAAACACAACATGAGAG ATGTGTCATTTGCCAGATGAAATATAGGAGAGGTGATCGACAAATGATCCTTCCGTGCAAGCACTCATACCATTCTGTCTGTGTGACAAGATGGCTCAACATAAACAAG GCATGTCCAATTTGCTTTGTTGAGGTACCAGCTGAAGAACTGAAGCCATAA
- the LOC135637218 gene encoding cell division control protein 48 homolog C-like, producing MSDMGKRLRRDSGRSPSSFSAALLRRRIASSKVLSEEDGAFVDVDVVVQRLRSLYPDYSRVKLQPFTLHVRKTLDSFSRRPSSATAVPDNDDSDEGTRTSLASAGCSRRTPGRSEAEEKRLLRAESEHLRRRIGKRIPVSNSSDDDSATSSTDDSVFEAKVEPEFDLMKSMLRDSYGKGPKRVDKEERNVEMEVEKPRNMQPVVDGGSGVETPMSVEKGSSGGGSVMVDDVREQGPRFRDLGGMKPVLEELMMEVIVPLCHPELPQRLGVRPMAGILLHGPPGCGKTKLAHAIANETGAPFYKISATEIVSGVSGASEENIRDLFKKAYRTAPSIVFIDEIDAIASKRENLQREMERRIVTQLMTCMDESHQSLRSTDTNSEPETSDRKPGYVLVIGATNRPDAVDQALRRPGRFDREIVLGVPDENARLEILSVLTRKLKLEGQFNLFKIARSTPGFVGADLAALVNKAGNLAMKRIIDKRRSQISCELKEKDNDDWWRQPWDKEEVESLSITMVDFEEAVKMVQPSSRREGFSSIPNVTWEDVGGLTSLRKEFDRYIVQRVKHPEAYEEFGVNLEAGFLLYGPPGCGKTLIAKAVANEAGANFIHIKGPELLNKYVGESELAVRTIFSRARTCSPCILFFDEVDALTTKRGREGGWVVERLLNQLLIELDGADRRHGVYVIGATNRPEVMDPAVLRPGRFGKVLYVPLPSSDERQLILKALAQKKPISADVDLEALACTEQCNNLTGADLAALMNEAAMAALEEKQDSIDQGIENINPWLIKTSHFEHALQKIKPSVSEKERKNYEELSRKLGAS from the exons ATGAGCGACATGGGGAAGCGGCTAAGGCGAGACAGCGGCCGATCGCCCAGTTCCTTCTCCGCCGCCCTTCTCCGCCGTCGCATCGCTTCCTCCAAGGTGCTTTCCGAAGAAGACGGCGCCTTCGTTGATGTCGATGTCGTCGTGCAACGCCTCCGCTCCCTCTATCCTGACTACTCGCGCGTTAAGCTCCAGCCCTTCACACTCCATGTCCGAAAAACCCTAGATTCTTTCAGCCGCAGGCCCTCATCCGCCACCGCAGTACCCGACAACGATGATAGCGATGAGGGCACCAGAACTTCCCTCGCGAGCGCCGGCTGTTCTCGTAGAACGCCTGGACGATCTGAGGCCGAGGAGAAGCGTCTGCTGCGCGCGGAGTCCGAACACCTCCGGCGCCGGATTGGGAAACGAATTCCTGTATCGAATTCGTCCGACGATGATTCAGCTACGTCGTCCACGGATGATTCTGTCTTCGAGGCTAAGGTGGAGCCAGAGTTTGATCTGATGAAATCCATGCTCCGTGACAGTTATGGCAAGGGGCCAAAGCGGGTAGACAAGGAAGAGCGCAATGTGgagatggaggtggagaagccaaGGAACATGCAGCCTGTTGTTGATGGGGGGAGTGGCGTTGAGACCCCAATGTCAGTCGAGAAGGGAAGTAGTGGTGGTGGCAGCGTGATGGTGGATGATGTAAGGGAACAGGGGCCAAGGTTCCGTGATCTTGGTGGGATGAAGCCGGTGCTGGAGGAACTGATGATGGAGGTGATTGTTCCGCTGTGCCATCCGGAGTTGCCGCAACGGCTTGGAGTGAGGCCAATGGCTGGGATTCTTTTACATGGCCCTCCGGGGTGTGGGAAGACAAAACTTGCACATGCCATAGCTAACGAGACTGGCGCCCCGTTTTACAAGATCTCTGCAACAGAAATCGTCTCAGGAGTTTCTG GTGCTTCTGAGGAGAATATAAGAGACCTTTTTAAGAAGGCATACCGGACTGCTCCTTCGATAGTTTTCATAGATGAGATCGATGCCATTGCTTCCAAGAGGGAAAATCTGCAGAGAGAGATGGAGCGTCGGATAGTGACACAACTAATGACTTGCATGGATGAATCTCACCAGTCACTTAGATCAACTGATACTAACTCAGAACCAGAAACTTCTGATAGGAAGCCTGGCTATGTTCTTGTCATTGGTGCTACAAACAGACCTGATGCAGTGGACCAAGCATTGAGAAGGCCTGGACGGTTTGACCGCGAGATTGTTTTGGGTGTCCCTGATGAAAATGCAAGACTTGAAATTTTGTCGGTGCTCACTCGTAAGCTTAAACTTGAAGGACAATTTAACCTCTTTAAGATAGCCAGGTCCACTCCAGGTTTTGTGGGGGCTGATTTGGCTGCATTGGTCAATAAAGCAGGAAACCTAGCAATGAAGCGAATAATTGATAAAAGAAGGTCTCAAATTTCTTGTGAattaaaagaaaaggataatGATGACTGGTGGAGGCAACCCTGGGATAAGGAGGAAGTTGAAAGTCTTAGCATTACCATGGTTGACTTCGAG GAAGCAGTAAAAATGGTTCAACCCTCTTCCAGAagagaaggattttcctcaatacctAATGTTACATGGGAAGATGTTGGTGGTCTTACTTCACTGAGGAAAGAGTTTGATCGATATATAGTTCAACGTGTAAAACACCCTGAGGCTTATGAG GAATTTGGAGTCAATTTGGAGGCTGGATTTTTGCTTTATGGGCCTCCAGGTTGTGGTAAAACATTAATTGCCAAGGCGGTAGCGAATGAGGCAGGGGCCAACTTTATACACATCAAG GGGCCTGAACTGTTGAACAAATATGTTGGTGAGAGTGAGCTGGCAGTTAGAACAATATTCAGCCGTGCCCGAACATGTTCTCCATGCATACTATTCTTTGATGAG GTGGATGCTTTGACAACTAAGCGTGGGAGAGAGGGTGGATGGGTTGTTGAACGATTGCTAAACCAG CTACTCATTGAGTTAGATGGTGCTGATCGGCGACATGGTGTTTATGTCATTGGAGCTACAAACAG ACCTGAGGTTATGGATCCTGCTGTGTTACGACCAGGCAGATTTGGGAAAGTCCTTTATGTTCCTTTACCTAGTTCTGATGAACGTCAACTAATCTTGAAGGCACTTGCTCAAAAGAAGCCTATATCAGCAGATGTAGATTTGGAAGCCCTGGCATGTACCGAGCAATGCAACAACCTCACTGGTGCTGATTTAGCTGCTTTG ATGAATGAAGCTGCCATGGCTGCTTTGGAAGAGAAACAGGATTCTATAGACCAGGGGATTGAAAATATAAATCCATGGTTGATCAAGACATCACACTTTGAGCATGCTTTACAGAAAATCAAACCATCTGTCTCCGAGAAG GAAAGGAAGAACTACGAAGAGTTATCGAGAAAACTAGGAGCCAGCTGA
- the LOC135637305 gene encoding dicarboxylate transporter 1, chloroplastic-like, whose protein sequence is MAASALTCNVGLHSLVSFRRRRMLPPQSLISRSPASSSGKNASFPCLRSAPTQSFPAGLTTVDDRRPLINVVRAAAAASAAPAAAPGPAPWQGAALKPLAASIATGVLLWFVPAPSGVSRNAWQLLAIFLATIIGIITQPLPLGAVALMGLGASVLTKTLPFAAAFSAFGDPIPWLIALAFFFARGFIKTGLGNRIAYQFVSLFGSSSLGLGYSLVFSEALLAPAIPSVSARAGGIFLPLVKALCVACGSNVGDGTENRLGSWLMLTCFQTSVISSSMFLTAMAANPLSANLTQNAIKQTIGWTDWAVAAIVPGLVSLVVVPLLLYLIYPPTVKSSPDAPKLAREKLEKMGPMTKNEIIMAGTLLLTVGLWIFGGVLNVDAVTAAILGLSILLITGVVTWKECLAESVAWDTLTWFAALIAMAGYLNKYGLISWFSQTVVKFVGGLGLSWQLSFGILVLLYFYSHYFFASGAAHIGAMFTAFLSVASALGTPPLFAAMVLSFLSNLMGGLTHYGIGSAPVFYGANYVPLAKWWSYGFVISVVNIIIWLGLGGFWWKTIGLW, encoded by the exons ATGGCGGCCTCCGCCCTCACCTGCAACGTCGGCCTCCATTCCCTCGTCTCCTTCCGCCGCCGCCGCATGCTTCCCCCTCAGTCCCTCATCTCCAGATCCCCCGCCTCCTCCTCCGGTAAGAACGCTTCCTTCCCCTGCCTCCGATCTGCTCCCACCCAAAGCTTTCCCGCCGGATTGACCACCGTCGATGACCGCCGACCTCTGATCAACGTCGTccgcgctgctgccgccgcctctGCCGCACCCGCCGCTGCACCCGGCCCCGCCCCATGGCAGGGCGCAGCCTTGAAGCCCCTAGCCGCCTCGATTGCTACTGGCGTCCTCCTCTGGTTCGTTCCGGCCCCCTCCGGCGTCTCTCGCAACGCGTGGCAGCTCCTCGCCATTTTCCTGGCCACCATCATTGGCATCATTACGCAGCCGCTCCCCCTGGGCGCCGTCGCCCTGATGGGCCTCGGCGCGTCCGTCCTCACCAAGACGCTGCCCTTCGCCGCTGCCTTCTCCGCGTTCGGGGACCCCATCCCCTGGCTCATCGCCCTCGCCTTCTTCTTTGCCCGGGGCTTCATCAAGACCGGCCTCGGCAACCGAATCGCTTACCAGTTCGTCTCCCTTTTCGGGAGCTCCTCCCTCGGCCTCGGCTACAGCCTCGTCTTCAGTGAGGCCCTCCTCGCCCCGGCCATCCCCTCGGTCTCGGCCAGGGCTGGGGGGATCTTCCTCCCCCTGGTGAAGGCCCTCTGCGTCGCTTGCGGAAGCAACGTGGGGGATGGGACCGAAAACCGGCTGGGCTCGTGGCTCATGCTCACTTGCTTCCAAACCTCGGTGATCTCGTCGTCCATGTTCCTCACCGCCATGGCCGCAAATCCCCTGAGCGCCAACCTTACTCAAAATGCCATCAAGCAGACGATCGGATGGACCGACTGGGCGGTGGCGGCAATAGTGCCTGGCCTGGTCTCGCTGGTCGTTGTGCCATTGCTACTCTACCTGATATATCCACCAACCGTGAAGAGCAGCCCCGACGCTCCGAAGCTTGCTAGGGAGAAGCTGGAGAAGATGGGGCCGATGACGAAGAACGAGATTATCATGGCAGGGACACTGCTTCTGACG GTGGGACTTTGGATATTTGGAGGTGTACTAAATGTGGATGCTGTAACTGCTGCAATCCTCGGATTATCTATTCTTCTCATAACAGGTGTTGTGACATGGAAGGAGTGTTTGGCAGAGTCAGTAGCATGGGACACCCTTACTTGGTTTGCCGCACTTATAGCGATGGCTGGGTATCTCAACAAATATGGTTTAATCTCCTGGTTTAGTCAAACAGTAGTCAAG TTTGTAGGTGGGTTGGGTCTTTCATGGCAGCTCTCTTTTGGCATTTTGGTTCTGCTCTACTTCTATTCCCACTATTTCTTCGCAAGTGGGGCAGCACACATTGGAGCTATGTTCACAGCCTTCTTGTCGGTAGCAAGTGCATTAGGCACCCCTCCTCTCTTTGCAGCTATGGTTCTCTCCTTCCTGTCCAATCTAATGGGTGGACTCACCCACTATGGTATCGGGTCTGCACCGGTTTTCTACGGTGCAAACTATGTCCCGCTTGCTAAGTGGTGGAGCTATGGATTTGTCATTTCTGTCGTCAATATTATTATCTGGCTTGGTCTTGGGGGCTTCTGGTGGAAAACCATTGGCTTGTGGTGA
- the LOC135635427 gene encoding pentatricopeptide repeat-containing protein At5g64320, mitochondrial-like produces the protein MLKRFDLVTLSFQKLTPLCSLAFNLLRYATCGGSEGPKMEVENEWEKLLKPFDLEALRDSLNILTPLRLCKLLQLPLDISTSMQLFHWAGSQKGYCHSFDVYYALVRKLGEAGEFSTIDQLLRQSKEERIVLKERLFVVIMRWYGKAGLPGAAVQLLDEMADVFGCKPTFRSYNVALDILIGANCHRIAADVFNAMVRRGVSPTTFTFARVMKALCLINEVDAACSLLRGMARHGCVPDTVIYQTLIHPLYKENKAHEALKLLEEMFLMGCSPDVNTFNYVIHGLCKLGHLREAAKLVDRMLLRGCSPNALTYGVLLHGLCQKGQVDEARTLLSKVPHLNVVLFNTVINGYLSEGKFIEAKDLYGRMVESGCQPDVYTYNIMMRGLCETGNLGSAMQLLKEMEANGCMPNVISYTILIYGFCSDGMWQDANAIAEEMSAKGISLNTVGFNCLISALCKDHELHEAMELFEKMKRVGCKPDIFTFNSLICGLCKNGQIEEAFHLYENIFLEGVVANTVTYNTMIHAFLQAGKWQEAMQLVNDMVLNGCSLDIITYNGLLKALCKAGEVDKGLGLLEEMAKKGIRPTNISYNFLISGLCKTRRVHDALELLREMLDRGITPDIVTYNTLISGLCKMQWMRAALNLLEKLHAEGIAPDIVTYNILISWHCKANMLDDAYMLLNRAINGGIMPSALTWGIMVKNFTRESVLLMPEQ, from the coding sequence ATGTTAAAAAGATTTGATCTTGTCACGCTCTCCTTTCAAAAGCTCACACCTTTATGTAGTCTCGCCTTCAACTTGCTCCGCTACGCCACTTGCGGCGGCTCGGAGGGCCCTAAAATGGAGGTTGAGAACGAATGGGAGAAGCTCCTGAAACCTTTTGATCTCGAAGCGCTTCGTGATTCTCTCAACATCTTAACCCCGCTTCGTCTCTGTAAACTGCTTCAGCTTCCCCTCGACATCTCGACATCCATGCAACTCTTCCATTGGGCCGGCTCGCAGAAGGGCTATTGCCACTCCTTCGATGTGTATTATGCTCTTGTTCGGAAATTGGGCGAAGCCGGAGAGTTTAGTACTATAGATCAGCTGTTACGCCAGTCCAAGGAGGAAAGGATTGTTTTAAAGGAGCGTCTTTTCGTTGTGATTATGAGATGGTATGGAAAAGCCGGCTTGCCTGGAGCTGCAGTCCAACTGCTTGATGAAATGGCTGATGTATTCGGCTGTAAGCCAACCTTTCGCTCGTATAACGTGGCTCTTGATATATTGATCGGAGCAAATTGTCATAGAATTGCAGCTGATGTTTTTAATGCAATGGTCCGTAGAGGAGTCTCTCCAACCACTTTCACTTTCGCGCGAGTGATGAAGGCACTTTGTTTGATCAATGAGGTTGACGCTGCTTGCTCACTTCTGAGGGGTATGGCAAGGCATGGGTGTGTGCCTGACACGGTTATATATCAAACTCTGATACATCCTCTCTATAAGGAGAATAAAGCGCATGAGGCATTAAAGCTTTTGGAAGAGATGTTTCTCATGGGCTGTTCTCCTGATGTCAATACCTTCAACTATGTGATTCACGGGCTTTGTAAGCTCGGCCATTTACGTGAAGCAGCCAAGTTGGTTGATAGGATGTTGCTTCGCGGGTGCAGTCCAAATGCTCTGACCTATGGAGTGTTGTTGCACGGCTTGTGCCAGAAGGGTCAAGTTGATGAAGCAAGAACTTTGTTGAGTAAAGTGCCTCACTTGAATGTTGTTTTGTTCAATACAGTGATAAATGGTTACTTGAGTGAAGGGAAATTTATCGAGGCCAAGGATCTTTATGGTAGGATGGTGGAAAGTGGATGTCAACCTGATGTATACACGTACAATATCATGATGCGTGGCCTTTGTGAGACAGGAAATTTGGGATCAGCTATGCAGTTACTTAAAGAGATGGAGGCCAATGGTTGTATGCCAAACGTCATTAGTTACACGATCTTAATCTATGGATTTTGCAGTGATGGTATGTGGCAAGATGCTAATGCAATTGCAGAAGAAATGTCCGCAAAGGGGATCAGTCTTAATACTGTAGGATTCAATTGCCTTATTTCTGCTTTATGCAAGGACCATGAACTTCATGAGGCCATGGAGCTGTTTGAAAAGATGAAACGAGTAGGGTGCAAACCAGATATATTCACGTTCAATTCTCTGATATGTGGCTTGTGCAAAAATGGCCAAATTGAAGAAGCATTCCatttatatgaaaatatatttttagagGGTGTAGTTGCTAACACTGTTACCTACAACACCATGATACATGCATTCTTACAGGCAGGAAAATGGCAAGAAGCTATGCAACTTGTTAATGATATGGTGCTCAATGGTTGTTCACTTGATATTATAACCTACAATGGGCTTTTAAAAGCCCTTTGCAAAGCTGGAGAAGTTGATAAGGGACTTGGATTACTTGAGGAGATGGCAAAGAAGGGTATTCGGCCTACTAATATTTCTTATAACTTCTTAATTAGTGGGCTATGCAAGACAAGAAGAGTCCATGATGCACTTGAACTCTTGAGAGAAATGCTTGATCGGGGAATCACCCCTGATATAGTCACTTACAATACTCTAATAAGTGGCTTGTGTAAGATGCAGTGGATGCGAGCGGCTTTAAACCTGTTGGAGAAGCTACATGCTGAAGGCATAGCTCCAGATATTGTAACTTACAATATTCTGATTAGCTGGCACTGCAAGGCAAACATGCTTGATGATGCCTACATGCTTCTGAACAGAGCAATAAATGGTGGAATTATGCCAAGTGCTCTCACTTGGGGCATAATGGTGAAAAATTTTACCAGAGAGTCAGTGCTTCTAATGCCAGAGCAGTAA
- the LOC103980169 gene encoding mitochondrial import inner membrane translocase subunit TIM22-3, protein MASSEMASSSNPEPERDAEETNLNPNPVAPPVAPVVCLMRFASDSAAGGFMGSIFGYGKGLVNKRGFRGSFGDAGSSAKTFAILSGVHSLVSCFLKRLRGKDDVINAGVAGCCTGVALSFPGAPHALLQSCLTFGAFSFVMEGLNKQQPASAKSFSSGQEITKSPKNVLPPFTLPLPPTLMEGFSSFCKSLSKPRSPIPR, encoded by the exons ATGGCGAGCAGCGAAATGGCGTCTTCATCGAATCCAGAGCCCGAACGGGACGCGGAAGAGACGAACCTGAACCCCAACCCTGTCGCTCCTCCGGTCGCCCCCGTCGTCTGCCTCATGAGGTTCGCCAGCGACTCGGCCGCTGGAGGCTTCATGGGCTCCATCTTCGGTTATG GAAAAGGTCTGGTAAATAAAAGAGGTTTTAGAGGCTCCTTTGGTGATGCTGGTTCTTCTGCCAAG ACATTTGCAATTTTGTCTGGCGTTCACAGTCTGGTTAGCTGCTTCTTAAAGAGACTGCGAGGGAAAGATGATG TTATTAATGCAGGTGTAGCTGGTTGTTGCACAGGTGTTGCTTTAAGCTTTCCAG GTGCACCCCATGCGTTGCTTCAGAGCTGCCTCACCTTTGGTGCATTCTCATTTGTCATGGAAGGACTCAACAAGCAGCAGCCTGCATCGGCAAAATCTTTCTCTTCTGGCCAAGAGATCACCAAGAGCCCAAAGAATGTGCTTCCTCCCTTcactctccctcttcctcccaCTCTCATGGAGGGCTTCTCTTCCTTCTGTAAATCCTTATCGAAGCCCAGGAGTCCAATTCCCCGGTGA
- the LOC135635891 gene encoding E3 ubiquitin-protein ligase BIG BROTHER-like isoform X1 has translation MLRLGILLSSGSRYDEMDGNRQMEVHYINTGFPYTVTESFMDLFEGLTYAQADTALAEVLHDQGNTYWSMMYANPYKYEFSGSSTNSYYDFGHTYEINDHTQRLDEGRRAWDNPTVLNNLDLPQQAQHGNEVHHASRNPGAEERTRVHRNSSGSQVIWHDNIDPDNMTYEELLELGEAIGTHSRGLTQERIASLPVKKYKCSLFSKKKTQHERCVICQMKYRRGDRQMILPCKHSYHSVCVTRWLNINKACPICFVEVPAEELKP, from the exons ATGCTTCGTTTGGGGATTTTGCTCAGCTCTGGTTCAc GATATGATGAAATGGATGGTAACAGACAGATGGAGGTTCATTATATAAATACTGGTTTTCCTTACACTGTCACCGAAAGCTTTATGGATTTGTTTGAAGGCCTCACATATGCTCAGGCTGATACTGCCCTTGCAGAAGTTTTGCATGACCAG GGTAACACATACTGGTCAATGATGTACGCAAACCCATATAAATATGAATTTTCTGGCTCTTCCACTAATTCATATTATGATTTTGGACACACCTATGAGATCAATGATCATACACAAAGATTGGATGAAGGAAGGAGAGCATGGGACAACCCTACAGTTTTGAACAACTTAGATTTGCCACAGCAAGCCCAGCATGGCAATGAAGTTCACCATGCAAGTAGAAATCCTGGAGCTGAGGAAC GCACTCGGGTTCACCGAAATTCTAGTGGTTCTCAG GTCATATGGCATGATAATATTGACCCTGATAATATGACATACGag GAATTGCTTGAGTTGGGTGAGGCAATTGGAACACACAGCCGTGGTCTTACCCAAGAGCGTATTGCTTCGCTTCCTGTCAAAAAGTACAAGTGTAGCTTATTTTCTAAGAAGAAAACACAACATGAGAG ATGTGTCATTTGCCAGATGAAATATAGGAGAGGTGATCGACAAATGATCCTTCCGTGCAAGCACTCATACCATTCTGTCTGTGTGACAAGATGGCTCAACATAAACAAG GCATGTCCAATTTGCTTTGTTGAGGTACCAGCTGAAGAACTGAAGCCATAA